From Salvia splendens isolate huo1 chromosome 16, SspV2, whole genome shotgun sequence, a single genomic window includes:
- the LOC121770444 gene encoding uncharacterized protein LOC121770444 has protein sequence MEPLTNPDPDQYSKALELKFKGSNKSGKIWVFAEEGANFIIEEDLDQVLQGRLTSHRMANYISISVVYAKCNRLEQNPLWDKMREISTRMEGTPWLIGGDFNTILAHEDMVGSETNRQAEMIDFAEAIEDCRLLDPGFDGAEFTWAKNGMFERLDRLLVNEAWTNAFEATRVTNLPRVSSDHGPILARCTMPRPPSRVSAFRFQNMWVRHDGFLQLVQDIWAQPTGASGLLNLQTKLARSKKALKAWNKEVFGNIHANLQAMEEGIAQAQANFEADPTPRNRTEINKNIAEYILLFRMEEDFWRQKAALRWLADGDKNTRFYQIWVKQKRVRLRIHSIIVDGREIAEETEIRHSAVEFFRSLLAPGHPGA, from the coding sequence atggagccacttACTAATCCCGACCCGGATCAGTACTCTAAGGCGCTGGAATTAAAATTCAAAGGATCAAATAAATCCGGCAAGATATGGGTATTTGCCGAGGAGGGTGCCAACTTCATCATTGAGGAGGATTTGGACCAAGTCCTACAGGGAAGGCTAACTTCGCACCGCATGGCGAACTATATTTCCATCTCGGTGGTATATGCTAAATGCAATAGATTGGAGCAAAATCCCCTGTGGGATAAAATGAGGGAGATATCAACTCGGATGGAAGGAACACCGTGGCTGATTGGAGGGGACTTTAATACGATCCTTGCACACGAAGACATGGTTGGTAGTGAAACCAATCGGCAAGCagagatgattgattttgccGAAGCCATTGAAGACTGTAGGCTTCTGGACCCGGGGTTTGATGGTGCGGAATTCACTTGGGCTAAAAATGGCATGTTTGAAAGGTTGGACAGGTTGCTTGTCAATGAGGCATGGACAAATGCGTTTGAGGCAACGAGGGTGACTAATCTCCCAAGGGTATCCTCGGATCATGGTCCGATACTTGCGAGGTGTACGATGCCGAGGCCGCCCTCGAGGGTTAGTGCCTTCCGGTTCCAAAATATGTGGGTCCGGCACGACGGCTTTTTGCAGCTAGTTCAAGATATTTGGGCTCAACCGACAGGGGCGAGCGGGCTCTTAAATCTCCAAACTAAGCTTGCTAGGAgcaaaaaggcccttaaggcttggaacaaggaggtttttggCAACATTCACGCCAATCTCCAAGCAATGGAAGAAGGGATCGCGCAAGCTCAAGCCAATTTTGAGGCTGACCCAACGCCGCGGAACAGGACCGAGATCAATAAaaacattgccgagtacattctCCTATTccggatggaggaggacttctggagGCAAAAGGCGGCACTAAGGTGGCTTGCAGATGGAGATAAGAATACCAGATTCTACCAAATCTGGGTGAAACAGAAAAGAGTTAGACTCCGAATTCACTCTATCATTGTGGATGGTAGGGAGATTGCGGAAGAAACAGAGATACGGCActcggcggttgagttctttcGGAGCCTTCTTGCCCCCGGACACCCCGGTGCTTGA